One window from the genome of Pseudomonas fluorescens encodes:
- a CDS encoding AAA family ATPase yields MLNTRENPLSTTTGRAGLRILISSRDATSLRDLQCVCQRMPGLEVSTRLVSNGHVDPLYGLDRMPDLLLLRVSHLWREELSALLQRPAHERPPMLVCGPLGEQEGMRLAMQAGARDVLPEPIADTELVAALNRLVAEVRLGNGNEGKLVAVISAKGGSGGTLVACNLAQQLSARAGNTLLLDMDLQFGSVTHYLDVSQSHSHLEVLQQIDEMDSVALRGFCSHFSPTLHVLGGRAGELCLPQDAQPEQLDALLQLARASYDWVVVDLPRQIDHLTGSVLEQVDRVYVVVQQSVSHLRDASALVRILREDLGVRGEQLQIVINRYDKNAAVSLKDIGEALRCANLSKLPNDFNLVSQSQNTGVPLGLHAPKAAITAALRDLTEDLVGHQMATDKGLLKRAFNRFFGG; encoded by the coding sequence CCAGGGAAAATCCGCTTTCGACCACCACCGGCAGAGCCGGGCTGCGGATACTGATCAGCAGTCGCGATGCTACGTCCCTGCGCGACCTGCAATGTGTCTGCCAGCGCATGCCTGGCCTTGAGGTCAGCACGCGCCTGGTCAGCAACGGCCATGTCGATCCGCTCTACGGCCTGGACCGCATGCCCGACCTGCTGCTGTTGCGCGTCAGCCATCTGTGGCGCGAAGAACTGTCGGCGTTGCTGCAACGCCCTGCCCATGAACGTCCGCCGATGCTGGTGTGCGGTCCCTTGGGCGAGCAGGAGGGTATGCGCCTGGCGATGCAGGCCGGTGCCCGGGATGTGCTGCCCGAACCCATCGCCGACACGGAATTGGTGGCGGCGCTGAATCGCCTGGTGGCGGAAGTCCGTCTCGGCAACGGCAACGAAGGGAAGCTGGTCGCGGTGATCAGCGCCAAGGGCGGCTCCGGCGGAACCCTGGTGGCGTGCAACCTGGCCCAGCAGCTCAGTGCCCGGGCAGGCAATACGCTGTTGCTGGACATGGACCTGCAATTTGGCAGCGTGACCCATTACCTGGACGTGTCGCAGTCCCACAGCCATCTGGAAGTGCTGCAGCAGATCGATGAGATGGACAGTGTCGCGCTGCGGGGTTTTTGCAGCCACTTCAGCCCGACCCTGCACGTCCTGGGAGGCCGGGCCGGTGAGTTGTGCCTGCCCCAGGATGCCCAACCCGAACAGCTCGACGCCCTGTTGCAACTGGCCCGCGCCAGTTATGACTGGGTGGTGGTGGACCTGCCGCGGCAGATCGATCACCTCACCGGCTCGGTGCTGGAACAGGTGGACCGGGTGTACGTGGTGGTGCAACAGAGCGTCAGCCACCTGCGTGATGCCAGCGCTCTGGTGCGGATCCTTCGCGAAGACCTGGGCGTGCGCGGGGAGCAGTTGCAGATCGTGATCAACCGCTATGACAAAAACGCCGCCGTCAGCCTCAAGGACATCGGCGAGGCCCTGCGCTGCGCGAACCTGTCGAAATTGCCCAATGACTTCAACCTGGTCAGCCAGAGTCAGAACACTGGCGTGCCGTTGGGGCTGCATGCGCCGAAGGCGGCCATCACCGCTGCCCTGCGCGATTTGACCGAAGACCTGGTCGGTCACCAGATGGCCACGGACAAGGGCCTGCTTAAACGTGCCTTCAACCGTTTTTTCGGGGGATGA
- a CDS encoding CpaF family protein yields the protein MISDFRNRLRKQPAKPVAAAGAQPGDGLPDPTDALMAWEQAIPDVLYETRSQVTPVEAEWREKIYQQLLKVMDLSLLDALEQAEAARQIRDICQRLLEEHSAPVSTVSRQLIIKQITDEVLGLGPLEPLLADHSVSDILVNGFASVYVERFGKLQRTDVRFRDDQHLLNIIDRIVSSLGRRIDESSPLVDARLKDGSRVNAIIPPLAIDGPSMSIRRFAVDLLNTDSLIQVGTMTPAIALLLKAIVRGRLNVLISGGTGSGKTTMLNVLSSFIPHNERIVTIEDSAELQLQQPHVVRLETRPSNIEGRGEVSQRELVRNSLRMRPDRIVIGEVRGAEAMDMLTAMNTGHDGSLTTIHANTARDALGRIENMVSMTGATFPIKAMRQQIASAIDVVIQLERQEDGKRRVVSMQEINGMEGEVITMTEIFSFVRQGIGEHGEVLGEYRPSGMIPAFRDVLAKRGIELPLTLFRPEWMEGRTS from the coding sequence ATGATCAGCGACTTTCGTAACCGCTTGCGCAAACAGCCCGCCAAACCTGTTGCCGCCGCGGGCGCCCAGCCCGGCGATGGCTTGCCGGACCCGACGGACGCCTTGATGGCCTGGGAGCAGGCCATCCCCGACGTGCTGTATGAAACCCGCAGCCAGGTCACGCCGGTGGAGGCCGAGTGGCGGGAAAAGATCTACCAGCAACTGCTCAAGGTCATGGACCTGTCGTTGCTCGATGCCCTCGAGCAGGCCGAGGCCGCGCGGCAGATCCGCGATATCTGCCAGCGCCTGCTCGAGGAACATTCGGCGCCAGTGAGTACCGTCAGCCGGCAGTTGATCATCAAGCAGATCACTGACGAGGTGCTCGGCCTCGGGCCGCTGGAACCGCTGTTGGCCGACCATAGCGTGTCCGACATCCTGGTCAACGGGTTTGCCTCGGTCTATGTCGAGCGCTTCGGCAAGCTGCAACGCACCGACGTGCGTTTTCGCGACGATCAGCATTTGCTGAATATCATCGACCGCATCGTGTCCAGCCTGGGGCGCCGTATCGACGAGTCTTCGCCGTTGGTGGACGCCCGGCTCAAGGACGGTTCGCGGGTCAACGCGATCATTCCACCGCTGGCCATCGACGGTCCGAGCATGTCGATCCGGCGCTTCGCCGTGGACCTGCTCAACACCGACAGCCTGATCCAAGTAGGCACGATGACCCCGGCCATTGCCTTGCTGCTCAAGGCTATTGTTCGCGGGCGCCTGAACGTGCTGATCTCCGGCGGGACCGGCAGTGGCAAGACCACCATGCTCAACGTGCTCTCCAGTTTCATCCCCCACAACGAGCGCATCGTCACCATCGAGGATTCGGCCGAGCTGCAACTGCAACAGCCCCACGTGGTACGCCTGGAAACCCGGCCATCGAACATCGAGGGGCGTGGCGAGGTGAGCCAGCGGGAGTTGGTGCGAAACAGCCTGCGCATGCGCCCGGACCGGATTGTCATCGGTGAGGTGCGTGGTGCCGAGGCGATGGACATGCTCACGGCGATGAACACCGGCCACGACGGTTCGCTGACCACCATTCACGCCAACACCGCACGGGATGCGCTGGGGCGAATCGAGAACATGGTGTCGATGACCGGGGCGACATTTCCGATCAAGGCCATGCGTCAACAAATTGCCTCGGCCATTGATGTGGTGATCCAACTGGAGCGTCAAGAAGACGGCAAGCGACGCGTGGTGAGCATGCAGGAGATCAACGGGATGGAAGGGGAGGTCATTACCATGACCGAAATTTTCTCTTTCGTGCGCCAGGGCATCGGCGAGCACGGCGAGGTGCTCGGGGAGTATCGGCCCAGCGGCATGATCCCGGCCTTCCGCGATGTGCTGGCCAAGCGCGGCATCGAGTTGCCGCTGACCTTGTTTCGCCCTGAGTGGATGGAGGGCCGCACGTCATGA